The Acinetobacter shaoyimingii DNA segment ATTTTTGATTATTTTTGAACCTGCCAAAGTGTAGTAAAACGCTTGATCAGCTCGAACTTTGGTACCAAAAAGTGCCATATTGGCATTTAAATTATAAAAAGGTAGCGCTAGACCCCACTCATTGTTTAAACCATTGTCTTTAAATAAATAACTCTGATCAATATGACCACCACTGGTGGTAAAACGGCCTCGCCTTGAAATAGCTTGGAACTCTGCACCACGTATCGCCGCAACAATACTGTAAGGATTCTGTGCCCCTAATGCTGCATTTTGAATTTGTTGAATATAATCAGCATTTAAAGTCAAAAAGCTACCATTACCAAATCGGCTTTTTTGAAAAACCAAATTGGTCGGCAATGATAATGTTTGACTGTCTACAAGATTCAGATAAACATCGCCAGAATCAAATGATGCTCGCGTATTGGGTCTGAGCCCGGTTAAGTTACTAAATTCAAAACCATAAACACCCAATCCAGCGCCACCAATTTCAAGTGTAGTCGCCTGCCCACCGCCTGCAAGCATTGAATCATTGTCTTTGGTAAAATCGGTCTTCATGCGTGCAGCGATACCTGAATTACCCACGACATGATCAGCACTAGAGCCTGAACTATTGGTTGCTTTACCCAATAGCGCATCATTTCCTGTGACACCTCGTACTGTTATAGAAGAGTTAACCAGACGCCCACTTGCACCTAGGCGTAACAATCCTTTCGCATCACTTGCACTGTTGGTCGTGGTATCAATATTGTAAGGATTGGTTTTATCGACATTCTTACTCAGCATAAACTCTATGTTGAGCCCCGATGTTGTGGTTTCGCCTTCTGCACCAGACTTACCGTTACCATATGTGCCTGTGTTGTTAAAGCCTGTTTTTTTTGATCCAGGATCTAATACACGAGTTAAATCTGCATATCCCAATGATTCATTTGGCGTATCAGTTAAAGATGCAATACGATCAACACCGCCTGTACGTGCATTGGTTTGCAATCTCAGCCCACCAGACTCATCGACAAACATTGCCCCTTTAGCTTGAAAATTAAAATTGAAATTTTTTAAAATCAGCTGGTTCAACTGTAAATTGGCATCGGTTTGACCCAAATAAATATGAGCATTTTTAAGCCCCAATGTTAGCTCACCCAGTTGATCTGGACTAAAAATACCATTGGGTGTTTTTAAAGAAACATTTGTGTTGCTGCTGGTTTGAATGGCTAAACTTCCCAATGTCGGGCTACATTTCGCAGTTGCCTCTGTATCACACACTTTGAACGCATCTACGGACATCAATAACGGAGAAAGATTAACATCTACATTTAAACCTGCTTGATTATCTCGACTCCCCGCATTGAGTGTAAGATCTGCGGATAAGGGTAAATTTGAAGCATTACTGTTGCGAATTTTGACATTTTCACCTATCGCTTTCAGCCTACTATTGGTAGCGCCTGCTGTTCCTCTACCTGCATCATCTGTCCAATAAACCTGATCAATATTGGCTTCACTCAAACTCGCTGAGAGTTGAACACCATTTTGACCATTGACTGCTCTTAGATCAGACTCATTCATTTCTTGTAATGCATACAGTGATGTACTTGCCAATAAAATACTTGCTGTTAAAGCATTTAAAGCAAATTTTTGGTATTGACTATATTTATTATTTTTCATTGCTCATCCTTTTGCTTTAAATCTATTTAGCAACGTGCATGACTTGAATCACAACCAAACATCATGATTTTTCCCTGTAAAACCAAATTGCCATTCATTTGCAATCCCATGAATCCTGTCTCTCGTCCATGGTCATACACTGATTTTGGTGCATTTGAGGCATCGTATTTAGTGACTTGAAGATAGCCATAATCACTCAAAATACTGCTTCCTGCTTCAACACCGCCTGTCGTGGCAAATTTATCTTGACCAAAATCAAGTGCTGTAAAACCTAAATTTCGAATCAAAATCGGTTTATCTGCATCAAAGCTCAGTTGCATCGCTGCCTTAATTTTTTCTGTTCCACCATCTGAACGGTAACTCAGATCTACACCATCAAGTCCCAGTTTTTGGATATGTACCGTCCCTTGAACACCCTTCATGACCAGCCAAAGTTTATTGCCACTAACACTATCAGGTTGACCATTTTTGATATAACGGTTGTTTAATGCGATCGCGAGACGA contains these protein-coding regions:
- a CDS encoding DUF6160 family protein, with amino-acid sequence MKKLSILLMTTLLALQTHALEAMNDQDLQAVDGQAGADLALKLSLNQKEENGQYVFDNGDGGVCQDVEFCRLAIALNNRYIKNGQPDSVSGNKLWLVMKGVQGTVHIQKLGLDGVDLSYRSDGGTEKIKAAMQLSFDADKPILIRNLGFTALDFGQDKFATTGGVEAGSSILSDYGYLQVTKYDASNAPKSVYDHGRETGFMGLQMNGNLVLQGKIMMFGCDSSHARC
- a CDS encoding DUF6160 family protein, yielding MKNNKYSQYQKFALNALTASILLASTSLYALQEMNESDLRAVNGQNGVQLSASLSEANIDQVYWTDDAGRGTAGATNSRLKAIGENVKIRNSNASNLPLSADLTLNAGSRDNQAGLNVDVNLSPLLMSVDAFKVCDTEATAKCSPTLGSLAIQTSSNTNVSLKTPNGIFSPDQLGELTLGLKNAHIYLGQTDANLQLNQLILKNFNFNFQAKGAMFVDESGGLRLQTNARTGGVDRIASLTDTPNESLGYADLTRVLDPGSKKTGFNNTGTYGNGKSGAEGETTTSGLNIEFMLSKNVDKTNPYNIDTTTNSASDAKGLLRLGASGRLVNSSITVRGVTGNDALLGKATNSSGSSADHVVGNSGIAARMKTDFTKDNDSMLAGGGQATTLEIGGAGLGVYGFEFSNLTGLRPNTRASFDSGDVYLNLVDSQTLSLPTNLVFQKSRFGNGSFLTLNADYIQQIQNAALGAQNPYSIVAAIRGAEFQAISRRGRFTTSGGHIDQSYLFKDNGLNNEWGLALPFYNLNANMALFGTKVRADQAFYYTLAGSKIIKNTVGTTGETSRLGFSLAMSTEGVDKDSSGKALGNKTTSILVIDGGKVGSTDSATDYYMGLRNIDMLLKGDGNIGIENGSINIGLRNMLIVMSAEVAAGYLPGTTYKTCMLNASAMGCGGGGSSPLNNFALADDVLFGAKLRLGGDIDFSLIPNNDLANGGALTIVGDLKLKGSGNTVQISDPQDGSTFGLDNLTGDIAFHNDIVIKKDMSTQLGNVGFNYSLQFNPNKTAEGVFRARDINFYPPNTGPGARLGELAITGGRLTSEFSITPRN